Genomic DNA from Methanothermobacter thermautotrophicus:
AACAGAGAGGAGCAGCCATAGGAAATGTTCTGTGTTAAATGCGGTAGTTCTGATTCTGAATTATATGAAGGCCTCTGCAGGGACTGTTTCCTTGAGGACTACAGTATCCTGAGTATACCCGAGAAGATAGAGGTCAGAGTGTGTAGCCACTGCCGTGCAAAGTTTATAAGTGGCCAGTGGCTGGATGAAGGGCTTCCAGATGATGAAATCGTGTACAGGGCCCTTGAGGACAGCATAAGCTGGGATGAACCCGTTGAGAACCCTGAAATCGAACTCGAAATAATGCAGGAAAGGGGCACCATCTACCGGTGCCTTGTTGAGGTCGATGCAGAGGTCCTCGGGAAGCATGTGAAACAGGACTATGAGGTTGAGGTCCGCATCACAAACACGGTATGCCCGGCCTGCAGCAAACAGAGCGCCGGCTACTATGAGGCGGTTATACAGCTGAGGGCCGATGGAAGGGAACTTGCAGAAACCGAAATAGAAACAGCGGACAGGGTTGTCCAGAGGACACTCCTGAGGCTTTCCAGGCGGGACAAACTGGCCTACCTCCCCC
This window encodes:
- a CDS encoding 60S ribosomal export protein NMD3; amino-acid sequence: MFCVKCGSSDSELYEGLCRDCFLEDYSILSIPEKIEVRVCSHCRAKFISGQWLDEGLPDDEIVYRALEDSISWDEPVENPEIELEIMQERGTIYRCLVEVDAEVLGKHVKQDYEVEVRITNTVCPACSKQSAGYYEAVIQLRADGRELAETEIETADRVVQRTLLRLSRRDKLAYLPQRVEVKEGVDYYIGSHKSARKVVSALREELGGITMESPRLMGQDRSTGKGLYRTWISLRLAEFRVGDFLSHHDRILTVVGLRKKGVSVRDLETREVKNILWGEYDDMDLVARADEVKTTTVTSRSPGMIQVLHPETFEPVDLEADSYTSTLNIGEQVPVIEIGNRLYIIEDEAEE